The Lolium perenne isolate Kyuss_39 chromosome 6, Kyuss_2.0, whole genome shotgun sequence genome segment TGGAGACGGTGCAGGAGGACGTGGAGGAGTACAGCTGGAGGGAGGTGGTGCTGCCGCGGCTCATCCCCGTGGTCCAGGAACCCGCGCCGGAGCTCGACCGCGAGACCGGGGAGCGCCGCCGCGGCAGGGACCTGCTCGTCGCCGTCGACTTCGGGCCCAACTCCAAGCACGCCTTCGACTGGGCGCTCGTCCACCTCGCGCGCATCGCCGACACCGTGCACCTCGTCCACGCCGTCTCcagttgagtccatccgtatcctcatCCTCCTCTGAAACCCATCTGTATGCACTTTGCTCATAGTAGTTGGTACGCTATCGACGTCATAGGGAAAAAAAAATAGGCAATTCAGGTTTCATAATCATTTGTGGTCAATTGATAATCTGAATTGCTCGATTATGCCCAGTCCAGTCGTTGTCGATCAGTAGTTATTTTTTGGGCTTCCATTTGGCGGCTTGTTAGTTTTGTGGGTGTTCATCGTGCTAGCTTTACTGGGTTAGTTTGAGTCTTAAATAACCTACGGTATTCGGTCATATTGTGAATTTGTCTGAGATCATCCAAGTATCTGGAATTCTGAACATTATGAGCTGAACATACATGATACTGCTCCACATGttgagggctcctttgattcatagggtaGGAAAATCATTGGAATAGAAAAAAGTATAGGATTGAGAtgtcatggctagttgaatccAATGGGAAGATGAGTTCTCTTTGATTGTACGAAAGGAATTTTCcacgaggtatgacctaatgttttgttcctataggatttgcactacaagattcctataggattaatTCCTATTGGATAtgttcctacaaatcaaacaagtcGTGTAGGAAAAATTCCCATAGAATCTAAATCCTTCACAAATCCTATGCAAATCATTCAGTATCTACTTATCCATACACGCCCCCTCTATTAATCTTGTGCTCAGCTGAAACTGGGGCTGAATATCATGTTCATTCTTTGTAGGTGTGCACAATGATCTGGTATATGACAAGAGTCAGGAACTAATGGATAATTTGGCCGTCGAAGCATTCAAGGTGTCACTGGTATGCTCGGTTACTCCTGTTTGTAATATTGTTTTCTTGCGCAAAGGAGCACTTATGTAATGATTCAATTGTGTGCCTCGCGTATTGCTTTCCAAGCTTAAAATGCAGTGCTGCGAGCCTACAGCGATGCCATGAGCGGCTTTCTAATGCAAATTATGCGGACTGTTCCTTGTGCAGTGTTCATATTTGTGAAATCATACATGATCTGTTTCTTTTCCATGGTCTGCATAAGGGGTTGACACATGTGCTTTTGATTGGAAAATTCTACAAGGTCCATACCAAGGCACGGATTGTTGCAGGGGATCCTGGGACGGTTATTTGCCGAGAAGCAGAGCGACTGAAGCCAGCAGCCGTCATTCTTGGAACACGTGGTAGAGGCCTTGTTCAGAGGTATCTGACTCCCAAACCACATTTATGTTGCAACTGCCGTGACCTTTGATAACCTGAGTAACTGAACCTAGTACTGATAGTTAGAGTTGCAGTTCATTGTGTTGGCAATCTTTGTAAGTGCAAAATATCTGGTCCCTCGGAAGTCCTAATTCTACTATTAGCCCAACATGTTAAGGTTTGCATATCCAGAGTCCAGTAAAGGTGTATTGCAAGTCCTTTTGTTGTTTTTCTTCAATCTATATATCTTTGGAATATTTGCATAATAACATATAAATTTGCACACATTCACCTTCTAAAAAAAGCAAGTCTATGTGTGTTCGTACTTCCTTGTGTGGATCTTGTTGTGAACACACAGATAACTAAACCCATGATCTAATTCAGTACTCGAGAATCCGGCCTCGTTGACCAGCAGATAGAGAGAGAAAAAGTCTTCTTGGGGATTGTGGCTAGTTGTGCTTCACCTAATGCATGAAAAGAACATTACATAGAGTGCTCTTTCAGAGAACTTGCTTGATTTCTTTTTCTGAAATCACAACAGGCACTAAGAAATGTTCTATGTTATTTCTTTATTTCTACTATTTGATGTATGGTCATATTTATTGCCTTGAGTTAAAGATCCATTATCAAGTATCTGTAACTTGCCCTTTTTACTGTAGTGTGTTACAGGGAAGTGTCAGTGAGTATTGCTTCCACAACTGTAAAGCAGCACCAGTTATCATTGTCCCAGGCAAAGGTTAGTTCACACTGTTAGTTCTTGATAGTTCATAAATATTGCACGAAATAAACACTGTTACCACATACATGTTGTAGTGCCAAGTTTAGCATGCGCATCTGTGTATACCCATATTGGCATGCTttgtttcttttccttttttttaacATGGGCATGCATTGTTATATGCATGTGGATGTTCCTAGCAACATCTAGTTGTATGTTTTTTTTGCCACAATAGTTACAAGCAAATGATTTTTCCATTCCTCTGCAAGTATGTCTTGTGTAAAATAAGAGTAATTTCTGGTATTCCTCACGGCAAATGTTCACTTGATAACAAAGGCTCATTTTTGCTTTAACACTGATGGTGATGACAAACATTCAGAATAAGAATTTAACTATCCACTTAATAAACAATGGTTTAGTGTAGGTTTGTTAATCGATTGACAATGAGAGCAAAGTTATCTTGTCCTTTTCATGGCAAAATAAGGTTGTGAAATAATATTCCTTGCTGGAGGGGCATCTGGGTGCACATATTCTCTTGTTCAGAAGTTATTGTCAGTGGTGACAGGCAGGCGAATTATCTTATACTTTGAGTAACAAGGTTGAATTATGTCTTTGCAGAAGCTGGTGAACAATCTGTGCTTTAAGGGTGGAGGACAAGTAGGAGACAGAGGTGCATTGGTTTGGTGTTGCAGTTTCAATTTAGTGTGATAAAATGTGTGCATATTGTTATAGATTTGTTTGTAGTAAGATTTTTTCTTAACAAGGTAGTGAGTGTATATTGTAAGTGTCTGTCTGTAAGAAACTTCCGTCTGTAATCTGAATCCATTGTGTAGCTTGGTATTGAAGAATTGTGGATTGCTTATGATTTGGTACactagcaagacaaaaaaaaaacttcacaCAAATGTACTCCTACGTTCGTTACCCACAGAATATTGCATTAGTATAGTTGCTATGAATGATGAATCTTCAGCCACAAGTATTGTTGTTGTTAAAACTCCAGGAATGAGAATTAATCTACTTACATTTCCATTTTGAGATTGTCTAGCAAACAGTCACCTGCAGGGGAAAGTAACAGCTGGATTCAGGGAAAATGTTCATCTGAAGTTAGTACACTGCATTACTGATTGAAACTGCATTAGACATTTAGACTACAAGACCAGAGCAACAGCTTATGCAAGCTTTAGTGTGTTCATGAGTCATGGCACATGCTTCCAGTATAGCCAGATTTGCACAAATCAAGTATACTCCAAGTAAGGGCAGAGGTGCACCGCGCATAGCTGTTCAtgagtatatgttatttgaggcgTTGATAGCTTACAGGAAAAACTGATTCCCCTAGGAGACATCAAACTGAGCTTGGCGCTAGTTCTAGCCAGAAATATGGTTGATCAATAGGGTTATTAGTATTAACTACCGAAATTAGCTATGGCAGAGGCCACCCTCGCCGGAATGGGAGCTCCACCACTGACTCGGAAGTCATATTGCCAAAGTCCTTTCCTTGTTCCTGTTCAATTTACATGTCTTCTTCGGAACATTGGCATACTTTATCTGTGAGCAGATAAAATTGCACACATTCACCATGTAAATAGCAAGTTTACAGTGTCCATACTTCTGTGTATCTTCTGCTTTTCAAGTTCATTTTAAAATGCAGACTGCTTAGCCCATGATCTTATTCATTTTTTAAAGAATCAGGCCTCTTGACCAGTAGACCAAAATAAAGGGCCTTCTTGGGTATTACGGGCTTGTGGGTAGTTTTGCTTCACCGAATGCATGAAAAGAACATAAACTAGATTGATTATTTGTTCTGAAATCACAGCTGGCACTAAAAAATGCTCTATTTTCTACCATTTGATTTATGGTCATATTGCTGCACATGAGTCGGAGTTTCATTATGAATTTCATCTGAACCTTTTTT includes the following:
- the LOC127306502 gene encoding universal stress protein A-like protein, with amino-acid sequence METVQEDVEEYSWREVVLPRLIPVVQEPAPELDRETGERRRGRDLLVAVDFGPNSKHAFDWALVHLARIADTVHLVHAVSSVHNDLVYDKSQELMDNLAVEAFKVSLVHTKARIVAGDPGTVICREAERLKPAAVILGTRGRGLVQSVLQGSVSEYCFHNCKAAPVIIVPGKEAGEQSVL